The proteins below come from a single Agromyces flavus genomic window:
- the cls gene encoding cardiolipin synthase — protein MTEAQVTAVVAVILLLADLVIRIIAIIVVPRNRRPTAGMAWLLAIFFIPYLGILFFLLIGNPKLPKARRAKQDEVDRFIRDSTHGVERVSDSSKWPSWFEGVVQLNRNLGAMPLIGSNSARLIGDYEASLDAMTDAVGRAARYVHVEFYIFAYDSTTARFFDALGHAVARGVEVRVLLDHIASRRVKGYRRTIRRLTDMGVDWRLMLPVMPFKGKYQRPDLRNHRKILVVDGEIGYLGSQNVVDRSYHKRSNIRRGLKWQELVAEVEGPIVSGLDAIFATDWYLETGDAPSRDELIPFTQEAAQQDLDCQVVPSGPGYQNENNLKLFLALMYAAKRRIIITSPYFVPDEAMLRAISGATQRGVHVELFVSELGDQALVYHAQRSYYEALLRAGIRIYMYKAPFILHAKHFTIDDDVAVIGSSNMDIRSFELNMEVSLLVRGESFVREMRAVEDGYRRDSRELTLEEWMRQPLRSTILDNLARLTSALQ, from the coding sequence ATGACGGAGGCCCAGGTGACGGCGGTCGTCGCCGTCATCCTGCTCCTCGCCGACCTCGTCATCCGCATCATCGCGATCATCGTGGTGCCGCGGAACCGCCGACCGACCGCCGGCATGGCGTGGCTCCTCGCGATCTTCTTCATCCCGTACCTCGGCATCCTCTTCTTCCTGCTGATCGGCAATCCCAAGCTGCCGAAGGCCCGGCGCGCGAAGCAGGACGAGGTCGACCGCTTCATCCGCGACAGCACGCACGGCGTCGAGCGCGTGAGCGACAGCTCCAAGTGGCCCAGCTGGTTCGAGGGCGTGGTGCAGCTGAACCGCAACCTCGGGGCGATGCCGCTCATCGGCTCGAACAGCGCCCGGCTCATCGGCGACTACGAGGCCTCGCTCGACGCGATGACCGATGCCGTCGGCCGGGCGGCGCGCTACGTGCACGTCGAGTTCTACATCTTCGCCTACGACTCCACGACCGCGCGGTTCTTCGACGCGCTCGGGCACGCCGTCGCGCGGGGGGTCGAGGTGCGGGTGCTCCTCGACCACATCGCGTCGCGGCGCGTGAAGGGCTACCGGCGCACCATCCGGCGCCTGACCGACATGGGCGTCGACTGGCGGCTGATGCTGCCCGTCATGCCGTTCAAGGGCAAGTACCAGCGCCCCGACCTGCGCAACCACCGCAAGATCCTCGTCGTCGACGGCGAGATCGGCTACCTCGGCTCGCAGAACGTCGTCGATCGCAGCTACCACAAGCGCAGCAACATCCGCCGCGGCCTGAAGTGGCAGGAGCTCGTCGCCGAGGTCGAGGGCCCGATCGTCTCGGGCCTCGACGCCATCTTCGCGACCGACTGGTATCTCGAGACCGGTGACGCGCCCTCGCGCGACGAGCTGATCCCGTTCACGCAGGAGGCGGCGCAGCAGGACCTCGACTGCCAGGTCGTGCCGAGCGGTCCGGGGTACCAGAACGAGAACAACCTCAAGCTCTTCCTCGCGCTGATGTACGCGGCCAAGCGGCGGATCATCATCACGAGCCCGTACTTCGTGCCCGACGAGGCGATGCTGCGCGCGATCAGCGGTGCGACGCAGCGCGGCGTGCACGTCGAGCTGTTCGTCTCCGAGCTCGGCGACCAGGCGCTCGTCTACCACGCGCAGCGCTCGTACTACGAGGCCCTGCTGCGCGCGGGCATCCGCATCTACATGTACAAGGCGCCGTTCATCCTGCACGCCAAGCACTTCACGATCGACGACGACGTCGCCGTCATCGGCTCGAGCAACATGGACATCCGGTCCTTCGAGCTCAACATGGAGGTCTCGCTGCTCGTGCGCGGCGAGTCGTTCGTGCGCGAGATGCGCGCGGTCGAGGACGGGTACCGGCGCGACAGCCGCGAGCTCACGCTCGAGGAGTGGATGCGGCAACCGCTGCGGTCCACGATCCTCGACAACCTCGCGCGGCTGACCTCGGCGCTGCAGTAG
- a CDS encoding PTS fructose transporter subunit IIABC, whose translation MSDVIDQGLVSLDAPLGADKADVIRALAERVVAGGRATDAEALFADAWAREEKDSTGVPGGIAIPHAKSDAVTRPTLAAARLPEGVDFGSFDGPADLVFLIAVPTASTQDHLAVLSTLARSLIREDFVASLRSAPDAATFVALVDEALAPEPEAAPAAAAPAAPATTAAAAEVGTAAGAAAAAHAHHDGKPVLIAVTACPTGIAHTYMAADALAKAAKEEGIELHVETQGSSGSTPLAPAVIERADAVVFAVDVDVRDKSRFAGKPVVAGPVKRGIDHPADMLREAVAAIDDPSAPRVAGDATAASAAAAVAHEHFGQKIKRVLLTGVSYMIPFVAGGGLLIALGFLFGGYDITDNAGEIVTTNALWNLPEGGLLTYLGAVFFVIGDISMKFLVPALAGYIAYALADRPGIAPGFVAGSVAGLMGAGFIGGLVGGLLAGWVALMLARLDVPRWLKGLMPVVIIPLLASIVASGLMIVVLAGPISAFSTALNDWLSSLSGAGAVLLGLILGAMMGFDLGGPVNKVAYAFAVAGLGAGSPENQAPWAIMAAVMAAGMVPPLAMALATVIDRKLFTPVERENGKAAWLLGAAFISEGAIPFAAADIFRVIPATVIGGAVAGAICMGMGVTSQAPHGGIFVFFAIGNLLWFVLAIAAGTVVAALVVIALKRWAHRRPVREEQAVGAPEVAVA comes from the coding sequence ATGTCCGACGTCATCGACCAGGGGCTCGTGAGCCTCGACGCGCCGCTCGGCGCCGACAAGGCCGACGTGATCCGCGCGCTCGCCGAGCGCGTGGTCGCAGGAGGCCGCGCCACCGACGCCGAGGCGCTCTTCGCCGACGCGTGGGCCCGTGAAGAGAAGGACTCCACCGGCGTGCCCGGTGGCATCGCCATCCCGCACGCCAAGTCCGACGCCGTCACCCGGCCGACGCTCGCGGCGGCCCGCCTGCCCGAGGGCGTCGACTTCGGCTCGTTCGACGGGCCCGCCGACCTCGTGTTCCTGATCGCGGTGCCGACCGCGTCGACGCAGGACCACCTGGCCGTGCTCTCGACGCTCGCGCGATCCCTGATCCGCGAGGACTTCGTCGCGTCGTTGCGCTCGGCGCCCGATGCGGCGACGTTCGTCGCACTCGTCGACGAGGCGCTCGCGCCCGAGCCCGAGGCGGCGCCGGCTGCGGCGGCGCCCGCGGCGCCCGCAACGACCGCTGCCGCAGCAGAGGTCGGCACCGCGGCAGGCGCCGCGGCGGCCGCCCACGCGCACCACGACGGCAAGCCGGTACTCATCGCCGTGACCGCGTGCCCCACCGGCATCGCCCACACCTACATGGCCGCCGACGCACTCGCCAAGGCCGCGAAGGAGGAGGGCATCGAGCTGCACGTCGAGACGCAGGGCTCGTCGGGCTCGACCCCGCTCGCGCCCGCGGTCATCGAGCGCGCCGACGCCGTGGTCTTCGCTGTCGACGTCGACGTGCGCGACAAGTCGCGCTTCGCGGGCAAGCCCGTCGTGGCGGGGCCGGTCAAGCGCGGGATCGACCACCCGGCCGACATGCTCCGCGAGGCCGTGGCGGCGATCGACGACCCGTCGGCTCCGCGCGTCGCGGGTGACGCCACGGCCGCGAGTGCCGCTGCCGCGGTCGCGCACGAGCACTTCGGCCAGAAGATCAAGCGCGTGCTGCTCACGGGCGTGAGCTACATGATCCCGTTCGTCGCGGGCGGTGGTCTGCTCATCGCGCTCGGCTTCCTGTTCGGTGGGTACGACATCACCGACAACGCGGGTGAGATCGTCACGACCAACGCGCTCTGGAACCTCCCCGAGGGCGGGCTCCTGACCTACCTCGGGGCAGTGTTCTTCGTCATCGGCGACATCTCGATGAAGTTCCTGGTCCCAGCGCTGGCGGGCTACATCGCGTACGCGCTCGCCGATCGACCCGGTATCGCCCCGGGCTTCGTCGCCGGTTCGGTCGCGGGCCTCATGGGCGCCGGCTTCATCGGCGGGCTGGTCGGCGGCCTGCTCGCCGGATGGGTCGCACTCATGCTCGCACGACTCGACGTGCCGCGCTGGCTCAAGGGCCTGATGCCGGTGGTGATCATTCCGCTGCTCGCCTCGATCGTGGCGTCCGGGCTCATGATCGTCGTCCTCGCCGGACCGATCTCGGCCTTCTCGACGGCGCTCAACGACTGGCTGTCGAGCCTCTCCGGTGCGGGTGCCGTGCTGCTGGGCCTCATCCTCGGCGCGATGATGGGCTTCGACCTCGGCGGTCCCGTCAACAAGGTGGCCTACGCCTTCGCGGTCGCCGGCCTCGGTGCCGGTTCGCCCGAGAACCAGGCGCCGTGGGCGATCATGGCGGCGGTCATGGCCGCGGGCATGGTCCCGCCGCTCGCGATGGCGCTCGCCACCGTGATCGACCGCAAGCTGTTCACCCCGGTCGAGCGCGAGAACGGCAAGGCGGCATGGTTGCTCGGCGCGGCGTTCATCTCCGAGGGCGCGATCCCGTTCGCGGCCGCGGACATCTTCCGCGTCATCCCGGCGACGGTCATCGGCGGCGCCGTGGCCGGAGCGATCTGCATGGGCATGGGCGTGACGTCGCAGGCCCCGCACGGCGGCATCTTCGTGTTCTTCGCGATCGGCAACCTGCTGTGGTTCGTCCTCGCGATCGCGGCCGGTACGGTCGTCGCGGCCCTCGTGGTCATCGCACTCAAGCGCTGGGCGCACCGCCGTCCGGTGCGGGAAGAGCAGGCGGTGGGTGCGCCTGAGGTGGCCGTGGCCTGA
- a CDS encoding 1-phosphofructokinase family hexose kinase has translation MIVTLTVNPSLDRTVELEHALERGEVQRVARNVEEPGGKGVNVTRALVASGAASVAVLPGRADDPLVVALTSAGVPVATVPIAARLRSNITITEPDGVTTKLNELGPDLSEAEQQALIAAVVAQAADASWLVLAGSLPPSIAPDFYVRVVREARAAGVAARIAVDTSGAPLAALVEAGEPVDLIKPNGEELAELAGEPDADALEADPERVAEVAATLVPRGIRSALVTLGSKGAVLVGESQGWFAPAPRIVPRSTVGAGDSSLAGFLLAVTEGAAPERALAQAVAHGAAAASLPGSAVPSRVLADASAITVIRIRGAVAPVIP, from the coding sequence ATGATCGTCACCCTGACCGTCAACCCGTCGCTCGATCGCACGGTCGAACTCGAGCACGCGCTCGAGCGCGGCGAGGTGCAGCGCGTCGCCCGCAACGTCGAGGAGCCCGGCGGCAAGGGCGTCAACGTCACCCGCGCACTCGTCGCGTCGGGCGCCGCCTCGGTCGCCGTGCTCCCCGGCCGCGCCGACGACCCGCTCGTGGTCGCCCTCACCTCGGCGGGAGTCCCCGTCGCGACGGTGCCGATCGCGGCGCGCCTCCGATCGAACATCACGATCACCGAGCCCGACGGCGTCACCACCAAGCTCAACGAGCTCGGTCCCGATCTCAGCGAGGCCGAGCAGCAGGCGCTCATCGCCGCAGTCGTCGCTCAGGCGGCGGATGCCTCGTGGCTCGTGCTCGCCGGGTCGCTCCCGCCGTCGATCGCACCCGACTTCTACGTCCGCGTGGTGCGCGAGGCGCGCGCCGCCGGCGTCGCCGCACGCATCGCCGTGGACACGTCGGGCGCTCCACTCGCGGCGCTCGTCGAGGCCGGCGAACCGGTCGACCTCATCAAGCCCAACGGCGAGGAGCTCGCCGAGCTCGCCGGGGAGCCCGACGCCGACGCCCTCGAGGCCGACCCCGAGCGGGTCGCCGAGGTCGCCGCGACGCTCGTGCCCCGCGGCATCCGCTCGGCCCTGGTCACGCTCGGCTCCAAGGGGGCCGTGCTCGTCGGCGAGAGCCAGGGATGGTTCGCTCCCGCGCCGCGCATCGTGCCGCGCAGCACCGTCGGCGCGGGCGACAGCTCGCTCGCCGGCTTCCTGCTCGCCGTGACCGAAGGGGCGGCGCCCGAGCGGGCGCTCGCCCAGGCGGTCGCGCACGGGGCGGCGGCCGCGTCGCTCCCGGGCTCGGCGGTTCCCTCGCGGGTACTCGCCGACGCGTCCGCCATCACCGTCATCCGAATCCGGGGCGCCGTCGCCCCGGTGATCCCATAG
- a CDS encoding pirin family protein has protein sequence MSNLERDPVELLCPPEAAHGPAVEVLDYREVPLGGPRAMPVRRTLPQRGRTTIGAWCFADHYGPDDVAATGGMVVPPHPHTGLQTVSWLFEGEIEHRDSTGSHELVRPGGVNLMTAGRGISHSEVSTPATSRLHGVQLWVALPDASRYVGPFFEHADTTPFQLGDATVRVFVGELAGGELGEAADAPSAPVTVFSPLLGAQVDLPAGGTVDVPLDPGFEHGVLVDAGPAHVEVGGADAATEVAWSQLAYLGTGHDRVRLRADADPVRVVLLGGVPFGEELVMWWNFIGRSHDEVVEFRRRWQSDVIDRNDPDGPFGTVAGYDGRPLPAPDLPTVRLKPRR, from the coding sequence ATGAGCAACCTCGAGCGCGACCCCGTCGAACTGCTCTGCCCACCCGAGGCGGCGCACGGGCCGGCCGTCGAGGTCCTCGACTACCGCGAGGTGCCGCTCGGCGGGCCGCGCGCGATGCCCGTGCGCCGGACGCTCCCCCAGCGCGGCCGCACGACGATCGGCGCCTGGTGCTTCGCCGATCACTACGGGCCCGACGACGTCGCGGCCACAGGCGGCATGGTCGTGCCGCCGCACCCGCACACGGGCCTGCAGACCGTGAGCTGGCTCTTCGAGGGCGAGATCGAGCACCGCGACTCGACCGGCAGCCACGAACTCGTGCGACCCGGCGGGGTGAACCTCATGACGGCCGGCCGCGGCATCTCGCACTCCGAGGTGTCGACGCCGGCGACCTCGCGCCTGCACGGCGTGCAGCTCTGGGTCGCCCTGCCCGACGCCTCCCGGTACGTGGGCCCGTTCTTCGAGCACGCCGACACCACGCCGTTCCAGCTGGGCGACGCGACCGTGCGCGTCTTCGTGGGCGAGCTCGCCGGCGGCGAGCTCGGCGAAGCGGCGGATGCGCCATCCGCCCCGGTCACGGTCTTCTCACCGCTGCTCGGAGCACAGGTCGACCTGCCGGCGGGCGGAACGGTCGACGTGCCGCTCGACCCGGGCTTCGAGCACGGCGTGCTGGTCGATGCCGGGCCGGCGCACGTCGAGGTCGGCGGCGCGGATGCCGCGACCGAGGTCGCATGGTCGCAGCTGGCGTACCTCGGCACGGGACACGATCGCGTGCGACTGCGCGCCGACGCGGACCCCGTGCGGGTGGTGCTGCTCGGCGGCGTGCCGTTCGGCGAGGAGCTCGTCATGTGGTGGAACTTCATCGGCCGGTCGCACGACGAGGTCGTCGAGTTCCGGCGCCGGTGGCAGTCCGACGTGATCGACCGCAACGATCCCGACGGGCCGTTCGGCACGGTCGCGGGCTACGACGGTCGGCCGCTGCCCGCGCCCGACCTGCCGACCGTGCGGTTGAAGCCGCGGCGCTGA
- a CDS encoding DeoR/GlpR family DNA-binding transcription regulator produces MYAMERHEHIMDALARTGRVSVADLAAELDVTPETIRRDLDALERAGHVRRVHGGAVGAGRASLAETTVLERTERHTDAKRAIAQAALALVPPTFTGAILLDAGTTTGALAEALAGWQPEPGIAPLTVYTNSVPIAALLHGNANLIVRIIGGTVRGVTSAAVGPTAIAQLADIRPDIAFLGTNGVSAEFGLSTPDELEAEVKRAMVERSRLAVVLVDASKHDDEALHRFAGLDEVDVLITDAPPGPALANALDDAEVEVRVA; encoded by the coding sequence ATGTACGCGATGGAGCGACACGAGCACATCATGGATGCGCTCGCCCGCACGGGCCGTGTCTCGGTCGCCGACCTCGCCGCCGAGCTCGACGTCACGCCCGAGACCATCCGCCGCGACCTCGATGCACTCGAACGGGCCGGTCACGTCCGTCGGGTCCACGGCGGGGCCGTCGGCGCGGGCCGCGCGAGCCTCGCCGAGACCACGGTCCTCGAGCGCACCGAGCGCCACACCGACGCGAAGCGCGCGATCGCCCAGGCGGCGCTCGCGCTCGTGCCGCCGACGTTCACCGGCGCCATCCTGCTCGACGCGGGCACCACCACGGGTGCACTGGCCGAGGCGCTCGCCGGATGGCAGCCCGAGCCGGGCATCGCGCCCCTCACCGTCTACACGAACTCCGTGCCCATCGCGGCACTCCTGCACGGCAATGCGAACCTCATCGTCCGCATCATCGGCGGCACCGTCCGCGGCGTCACCAGCGCAGCCGTCGGGCCCACCGCGATCGCCCAGCTCGCCGACATCCGTCCCGACATCGCGTTCCTCGGCACCAACGGCGTGAGCGCCGAGTTCGGCCTGTCGACGCCCGACGAGCTCGAGGCCGAGGTCAAGCGCGCCATGGTCGAGCGTTCGCGGCTCGCGGTCGTGCTCGTCGACGCCTCGAAGCACGACGACGAAGCGCTGCACCGGTTCGCCGGCCTCGACGAGGTCGACGTGCTCATCACCGACGCGCCGCCCGGCCCCGCGCTCGCGAATGCACTCGACGATGCCGAAGTGGAGGTGCGGGTCGCATGA